In the genome of Ictalurus punctatus breed USDA103 chromosome 3, Coco_2.0, whole genome shotgun sequence, the window TTTTCTTACAGGATTGATTTTGAAATGGAGTTTCTGGAAACCTCAGCAGTACAATAAGTACTATGATGACCAGGCCTACTGGGAGGtgcgtggggttttttttgaagTAAAACCTGTCATTTTTCTAATTTGGGAAAATCTCAAATGGCTTCCTATACGATTTCCTTGTGCCCTATACGGATAATATAACACACCCTGGCAAACAATGTCGAAATCTATTTAAGATTCAGCCACAGAAAATGCATGACGATGCACatgttgtgtgtttctgtattcTAGATGAACTCATATTTTTCAAACATCCTCCTCAaagtttaatataaataaatgcaatttgTTAGAAATCTACAAATCAACATTTACTGTCTTCAGcctattttttgctttttgtctttttccagTTCCCACATCTGCGGGAGCACAAGTGAGACCAATGTCGAAGACCCTGAGGAAAAATTCTAACAATATGAGGACTCGTGTTTGCATTTTCTTTGTATGATTTATCTGGCGTTTGTGTGTACGCGCCTTGGATTGGGAGGGTCGAAATAAACATTCAATCACGTTCAGTAGGATGAAAATGCATTCAGGTATGGCGGCAGGTAATCCGAGACTGCCCAAACTGAACGGTGATGAAGGTCAATGCTCTTATCGGCTTATTTTCGAATGGCTTTTTTAATGTTACTTCACATATAAAAACGGGAATTTTAGTGGTAGACCATTTACAAACCACCTGGCAAGAATTTGGGAaggttttcatgtttttctacatttatgaataaatgtataaatgaacaaaaatgtcattcttgaggattattttaattttagttAGTATTATTAACTCGTACATctgcattttatatacattaaaaGGCCAAAAGTACGGCATTTCAAATACAGTTTAGAATGAACGTAATTTCTCAACAACCAACAAGTTTACTGGAATCTagtttaagaattttttttttttacaatattcTCTTTCCATTagtttgacattttacacactcTTTGATTTACAAACTCTGAATTTAACCATTAACTCCTTTAAATCAAGcctgtatatacagtcatgtgaaaaaattaatacatcaaatatgtcaaaaaggccaacaatttctatggggagtacttattttttcacataacgAATTAGTATTGcaataaaatgaattatattgtatttttagtattgcaatcaaataaatatttttaatatgaaGAAAGAGGGTACACTACTGCTGACATTtagtcacccccccccccccccatgttcataaatatactgtattactaGCTGTTATctcttggagaaaaaaaattcactaaCAGGAAGTTAGTGCTAATTACAAACTGCTAATACAAAAGCTAATTTAGTTTTTAAACAATTGTTCTATATCAGTGTACGTGACATTGATTTTGCTAATTTTGTTCTATATTTGATCATTCAGCAGTTTCGGATTACTTCTGTAACTTGTCTGCGTTTCGTCAACCAATACAGCTTACTGAACCGGCATTAACACGGACACTGAAAAGTGCACGGGGAAATTTAttccaaataaaacaaacaaacaaacaaaaaatcagtATAGCATGAATTAGATCTTGGATTAGAAAATCAGCATAtttccaaaaaaagaaataaatatcaaCCTGAAATCGGGGTGTGGAAATTTTCtgtcatttaaattattattttttttgacaaatacagttgtaaaaaaaaaaaacaacaacaacaaaaaaaacaatcaatcaaaaatTATAACTGTCAGACAAAATCAGTTTACATTCCCCtagtgttttaatttaataaaagtttCAAATTGATTGGTGCTGGACAGGCTgagttgttgtttgttattttttttgtgcttgcGATTATGACGTCTTTGCTGTACAGCAGCCGTGTTACATAAATAGAGTGCAAACGCAAAAGTGCAAAAGCTAAACACGTACAAAATGAATACGTGATACAGAGTAGCAAAAAAAGGGATTTGCGAAGCTGTTTATCCGTTACAAGAGAGTATATGTTGTGCATTTTTTACAATAAGAAAACGGCGAAATGTTATGAGATGCTTTATGACTttggaacaaacaaaaaacaaaccaaaaaaaaaacacccaaacgTCCGAGACACACGGAACTGGATTGAAAATGTTACCTTGCATTTACGGTTTTTACGATTTACGGTTCGTTTTCGATGAAGCTGGTTAAGTGAAGATTCGCGCTTAATTCCCATTAACAGATacaattagcaaaaaaaaaaaaaaaaaaaaggatatcgTTATAATTGTTTTCGCCTCGGACTTCCAACATAACAGAACATAACGTTCTGGCTTGCAGGTAAACTACTTCTTAAATATCCCAGTGAAACAGTGATGGCGACTCCCACAGACTGGAGTTTACACGTGGTGGTCGGGGAAAACCTGGAGACGGATTTGAATAGAAGGACATTTAGTAGACAGAAAAGAACCGAGTGGATCAGTGAAGATTTCCGACGTAAGGGAGAACAGAGATCGTTCGAGAGACGACGATTCTTCATTTTCaggattttttgttttaatgatcaGTAGCTTATAAAAATAGGAGGTAGGCGGGGCATCTTTCATTGGAATTTGAAAGAAATTTTTAAAATTCTAGAACTTTACTTCTATAGTACAAAATGCCTCAATCTGTGCAAtctgaagggttttcccaggccaccacacgCTCCAAGCGCGAACAAGAACTAAAACAAATCCAAGGGAACAGCTAATGCTAAATGTGAGATAAAACAACAGTGCAACGCAAGTATCAGGAGTGCAGCGTGTCAATAAACAAACGTCCGCTATGTCAGTttttcttgtctctctctctctctctctttttttttttacgcccgacatttaaaataaataaataaatccaaaaaaaaaaaaaaaaaaaaaaaaaaaaaacgtccagTTGAAGTACTTTTGAATTCTAGATGCATCACGCTTGGTTTGTACGACAGCAACTCCTCACTGTTTATCTCGACACACGTCTGGTAGTCGCACAGGTAAAAGGGGGCGGGCTTGTGAatgggaaagggaggggaatGATAGAGAAAAGAGAAATAGTACAGACAGACTCGGGGTGTATGATGATCAGTATGAAGAGAGGGGTTTCACTGCCACAGGTCCTCTGTGCGTCCAAACTTGAACACCAGACccctataataaaaaaataaaaaaataaataaacaccacatATACACAGCTTAAAAGAAGTATAAAATTAttactatataaaataatatactaAATGAAGTCATGGTGTTGCAGATGTCCTATAACACACTACTGAAGAATAAAAGTAATCCGAATTACAGGTTTCAAGAGATGAAgatgaaacaaaataatatttccGTTCAATATTAATGGTTTTCAATAACAATTAAGGGGTTAATATaattaacacattaatataTTCATTGGATGTATTTCTATCccttgtggaaaaaaaaaaaaaccccaatagatTCTATCACAGAAATCCTAATGTTTTCCACTACAAATTCCATtataaaccattaaaaccattgccaTTATTTATCCTAAATGGTATCGaatagacataacatgccaccaatagaaggcaataaatttccagtagagacccacaggaaccattacagtttccactaaaaccaatacaattcccattacaaTTTCTATGAGGGCTTCAATCATGCAAATACTCTGTTTAAGAGACATTAGGCTTTCCCGTTTTCACATCATACCCAAAGAAGATGAAGGCGTTCTGGAAGAAAACTGCAATCCCAGGATACACCGCTTCCTTCGCTGTTAACCAaaataggaagaaaaaaaatctcaacgTCTCAAAGGATTCGAATGCGTAAAGCAGTAACAGCTAATCTTGGATTAAAGAATGATGTTAAAGTCACATATTGCCGTATATTACCGTATCGCCTGCTAGACCTGGCCAATAATCTATTTTTGTAACATACACTcgccgtccactttattaggaacacctgtacattcatgcggTTATCAAATCAATGCAACAAATCATGATGtgggtcaagagcttcagttaaggttcacatcaaacatcagaatggggggaaaaagtgtgatctcaaTCAAGCAATCCAGATCCAgtgtaggtgggaactcctttaacactgtttaaaaagatTCTCAGgtggattcctcaagaaatcgggtgagaaaatgCCATTTCTGGAAATTTTAGGCAAAAAGAggatctactttgaagatgataaaatgacaaattatttttgatttattttggatttttttttatcacgacataattcccatagctccatttgtgttatcccagagttttgatgacattgttattattattctaaaatgttgggaaaaaaatgtaaataaaaaatgagtatGTCTAAACTTTTGAGTGGTAGtgtataaattcaggatatacattttaaatttatgaattaatccctaatgagcaagccagaggggATGGTGGACAGGGGAAAACACCCTGACACGATATTAGGAAGAAACCTTACGAGGAACCAAACTCAAGAGGGAATCTAAGTCGAGGTTAAGGCGTCTAATATTCACACGAAGGTCAAGTCCATAGTCCCTAGGCTGCTATTCAAATCGAGTCTGATCAGGGCCTCCGAGACGGACGAGGAGGCTGTAGGCCAAGTTGTAACATTTGAAAAGATGATTTCACATCATgtcatgtgtgtgagtgcgaaacaaaaataaaacacaaatgcaGTTCACAATAATAAAATTCAAAAATCTTACCAGGCACAACAAAACCTCCAAACAGAATCCACATGGAAGCAATGAGAGAACCAAAGGCCAGCATGAAGCCAATGAAGAGCCACACTCTCGCACCTGTATACAAACACGACACACGCAACACAATCAGCACCTGCGCAACAACACGCTGTTATAGTGAGCGATTCTAGTcggggggttgaatcattttgaaactggagaaatcattagaagttgcattttcagttgaatttggggaaaccacttgaagaatTCACTGTGTTTAACTATTTTAGCTGTttctgtttgatttgttcatcgcaaacagctgaaagtctgtaaatgttgacaataaacatgctttgcaatgggggttgaatcattttgactgcaactgtacctgcataaatatgacctaaatcataatcagattttcacacgagtcctaaaagtagataaagagaacccgattaaataAACGCGACAAAATTATTATACTccgtcatttatttattgagggaaatgatccaatattacatatctgtgagtggcaaaagtatgtgaacgtttgCATTCATTATCTGGAgtgaccctcttgtgcagcaataactgcagctaatcgtttggggtaactgttgatcggtcctgcacgtcggcttggaggaatttaacccgttcctcagtacagaacagcttcgactctgggatgttggtgggattcctcacatgaactgctcgcttcaggttcttccagaACATCtcaatcggattaaggtcaggagTTTGACTTGGCCACTTCCAAAACTTTTAGGACTCTGATGTTTTAGGACATGtttgtgcagaaatatagaaaattctcaagggttcacaaactttcctGCCCCACCGTCGTTGTTTATTTAACGACTTCGGCATTTTTGAGTCGGTACACAGACTCGTTTCACTTTCCcaacaaaaagaagaatgtttgtatgtcagtaaagaatgCAGCATATTACGTAACAGACTACTTTCCAGaccagaaacaaaaaaaacatgcacagagCTTTACCTGGTGAAAATTTTAAGCTATACCCTGATGTACGGTACATTTCTGGCCGTAATGCCCGATCACTACACTTTATTAGTGGTTTTAAAAAGaggaaaatattttgaaatgattgAACCTCTTGTTGTGTTGAAAATGTTGCCTGGTACTGTATGTGAACACAGAGGGGACGATGACAAAGATCGATCTCGGCTTACTATATGGTGCGCTAAAGGTGTACGCTGGTAAAGACGATATCACAAAAAAAGGGGGTGTGCTTTGAAATGTGCTAGATTTGGCTAATTTTTAATAactatttaaaacacacacacaccaggctaGCAATCCTATAATCCTGAAGGTTTAGTGTTGTACACAATACAGGCACTAAACCCATGCAAACTCAGCTGACACGCCTCTCAGTTCATACACACTCCCTGTGTAAATCAAGCCGGACGGGTTTGTCTGCTCATGCTCAGGCTATTTATACTCACCGCTTCTGTTCGGCACTGGGTATATGCTAGGTTAAGAATTATAAATGTGTCTTAGTGGTATTTTAGATATACACACCTGTCTGTCCTATGCAGCCATCGCTGTAACTGTCACCTCTCACCTGGCCGTTTGACACCGCGTTGATCCTGCGTGAGACATGTACGCAGAAATAAATACTCATCCGCCATAAACTCCATTATAAACCCACGGTGATCGCGACTATACAGAAGTGCGTGCGGATAGAATTTCGACGCAGTAAAAGGCATGACTTACATGAGGAACGCGATAGTCGCGATGACTCCACAGGTATGGTACGCGTGGTGAAACTGCTCCTCTTTAGGGTACATTATTGCTGCGTCGATTATGATCCACCATCCCGTGAAGAACTGCGCAAAACGATGGAGGTGATTAATGGAGTCAGGTCAATGAACAATTTTACGATCAGTTATAATTGTTGCTGTGGAGATTCTGCGGTAATCACGTCCTATTTATGAGGATTTCGATCACCGTTTGTCTTATGAGCCACAAACAATTTATTGTCCCAGTCCATCAAACTGGCCGGCAATGAAACTGAGAAACCGCTACATAGCTAAGATAGATATACTTTATTGATCCTGAACCGCAAATTTGCAAATGTGCCGCACAATATATGGATGTAAGAACAATAAATACGATCTTCATGCGAGCTCAGGGTGGAACCCCGGATATGTGGGGCGGCAACGCTACCCACTTCACCAGCTACACTCTCACATGAAGCTCTGATTTAAGTAATAACGGATGCGCTCATCCATTACGTACAGCACGTACGTCTAATCGAGCATTTCAATTTTGAAAGAAAAGTAAGTTGTGATATTGAGGAAGcaataagggggaaaaaaaaaaaccctcacggCCTTTCTGAACTTCTGAAACCCAGTGATGTTATATTTACCGCTATTTATGACTGCGTGGTCGGGCAGTTGAACTCAGGTCACAGGAGATATATGAAATATGATTCACATACCAATACTCCAGCTGCTATTGAGGCAATggtgtttcttttttctgccCAGTCGATGTTGCATTCACATTCCCCACATCTGATACCATCCAGGAATCCTGACAtctttctaaacacacacacacacacacacacgatattgACATTAATTTCCGCATGTATATTTAAGAACAACCTGGAAACAAACCTCACATCTTTCAGAACACAGCATTATAACATTTCACAGCAAATTACTGTTCATTAACATCTGTTTAGGCCAATTATTTCAACATACGTACATAAGATATGCTCGGTATGGAAACACTCCcggaagaaacaaaaaaataaataggtaacacaattttgcacaggctgaatcccaaatcaTTCCTCACTCCCTACAGTTGTGCACTACATGACGTCAAGATGAACTactgtgtagtgcactacatatgTAAAAAGTAGTCATTTGTTATGTACACAGTAAACACAGTATTCAGTACCGACAACCACAACAAAAGCCGTGGTTACGAATAGTTTTATGTTAGATATATTCGAATTATAATCCTTTTtgttaacatttattatttttccatatgAAGGAAAGAAACTTAACTGTCGTTGCGCAGTTACCCTAAATACCTTTGTACATACAGCTAACCAGGAAAAGCTCAAATGAGCTAATGCTACAGCTGGTTTTCGAGCTTGAACAGACAAAATGGTCAACAATGCAAAAATTAAAATTGCGAAATAATACTAAATATGTGCGGAATTAAGGCTGTCAAGTGCTAAATTTCATGTCATAGCACTGCTAGCGAAAAAATAAGCACTTGGCAAGCATTCTAGGGCCGAACCTCAAATCGCTTCGTCCTACCTATTTAAGCGCACTACATTGTTGGTGGAAATAAAACGTTCCAGCACCCTACCTAGTGCACTATGTGTCGATTCGACATTCTGCCACCCAGACTAGTTAGCTAGCACTGTATTGTTTGGGTAAAGAATCGCTCCATCATCCTTTACGCTAAGCAGACTTATAAGCAGATATATTTAAACCGTGCTAGCATACATTcgtataaaaaatatatatcgaTGTTTATGAGATTTAAATGAGTCAAAATCCTCGCCTTACGATGTTGTTATCGCCTTGTAGTCCAGAACcgacaattcttttttttttttttttccgcgcAGAGGCTCAgtagtgcgcatgcgcagacAGGCGCCAGTTTGGCCTTGCAGTACAATGACAACTGACTTGTTCGTTACATCACAAAGAATATgaagaatttattatatttcattttatatggTGACAGTTCGTGTTAGGAAACTTGTAAGGAAAAATTAACTACTGATACGATAGAAGCTATTGAgattctaaataaatatataaaagtatgtggacatttTGCCATCACCTTGGCCATCACCTGGCCAGTCACCTGGCCATCACCTGGCCATCACCTTGGCAATCACTTGGCCATCACCTTGGCAAATCACTTTTTAGGCAAATCAAAATGATTTGGCAAATCACTTTTTAGGAAAAATTAACTACTGATACGATAGAAGCTATTGagattctaaataaataaataaatatataaaagtatgtggacatttTGCCATCACCTTGGCAATCACCTGGCCAATCACCTGGCCATCACCTTGGCAATCACCTGGCCATCAGCTTGGCAATCACTTGGCCATCACCTTGGCCACCACCTTGGCAAATCACTTTTTAGgcaaatcaaaataatttagcaaATCACTTTTTAGGAAAAATTAACTACTGATACGATAGAAGCTATTGagattctaaataaataaataaatatataaaagtatgtggacatttTGCCATCACCTTGGCAATCACCTGGCCATCACCTTGGCCACCACCTTGGCAAATCACCTGGCCATCACCTTGGCAATCACCTGGGCCATGTGCTTTGTGAACATCCTgttcctttgctgttataatgaccTGTACTCTtctggctgtggggatttgtgcatTAATGAGATCAGTTACTGAGCCCTGGGGGGCAAGTCGGTGTTCCCGTTCATGCCGAAggggttcagtggggttgaggtcagtcTCCTTAACGAACCCTTTCGCTTTGTTCACAGGGACACTGctgatgctggaacaggtttggaccccttagttccagtgaagggaaattgtaatactacagcatacaaagacattctagacaatcgTGTGCTTTGTAGCAAGTGTGAGGAAGGCCTtcatatgggtgtgacggtcatGTGTCCATATAcctttggccacatagtgtactTCCACATGGAAGCCCATAGAACACTTTGTACACTTTTTATTCAGTTTGTCACAGTGATAGAGGACAGTCTCAGCTACCTACACAGCAATTTTGGTGTATGCTACTCAAGCCCTTCAACAACACAAGTAGGGCAAATTTGGACATACGTTTACAATAACCCCGCAACGCAATGTCATAGAAACATGATTGCTCATTCCTCTTGTTCTTTTGGGTCAACCGTCTCCTAC includes:
- the tmem50a gene encoding transmembrane protein 50A isoform X2, encoding MRTTEPLRGKKKKKELSVLDYKAITTSKMSGFLDGIRCGECECNIDWAEKRNTIASIAAGVLFFTGWWIIIDAAIMYPKEEQFHHAYHTCGVIATIAFLMINAVSNGQVRGDSYSDGCIGQTGARVWLFIGFMLAFGSLIASMWILFGGFVVPAKEAVYPGIAVFFQNAFIFFGGLVFKFGRTEDLWQ
- the tmem50a gene encoding transmembrane protein 50A isoform X3 → MSGFLDGIRCGECECNIDWAEKRNTIASIAAGVLFFTGWWIIIDAAIMYPKEEQFHHAYHTCGVIATIAFLMINAVSNGQVRGDSYSDGCIGQTGARVWLFIGFMLAFGSLIASMWILFGGFVVPAKEAVYPGIAVFFQNAFIFFGGLVFKFGRTEDLWQ
- the tmem50a gene encoding transmembrane protein 50A isoform X1, whose amino-acid sequence is MIWDSACAKLCYLFIFLFLPGVFPYRAYLIKMSGFLDGIRCGECECNIDWAEKRNTIASIAAGVLFFTGWWIIIDAAIMYPKEEQFHHAYHTCGVIATIAFLMINAVSNGQVRGDSYSDGCIGQTGARVWLFIGFMLAFGSLIASMWILFGGFVVPAKEAVYPGIAVFFQNAFIFFGGLVFKFGRTEDLWQ